The window CCCGACCCGTCCGCGACCGCTGTCCCAAGGCCCGCGGGCCTCGAAAGATCGAGCGATTTCCCCCTGCATGCGCCGCTCGTTATAGCCGTTCTGCCGGCTGCCGTCGAATAGTTGAACCTGACCCTGGCCCCCGGGGGAACCCCCGTGACGTTTATCGTGTTGGGTACGCCCGCCGCGCCCGGGTCGAGAGGCGACAGGGCGGCGTTGCCCGAAGAAGGAGCCGGCGGCGACGTCGGCGCCGCGGTCGGGGCCGGTGTCGGCTGCGGAGAGCCCCCGCCTGACACGAGCGTCACTGCAAAATCCGCATTCACCCTGCCCTCCCCGAAGTAATTCGAGGGTCCGATATTTTCCGCCGTATCCTTGAGAATCTCCTCGACCTCCGCATTGGTCAGCGACATGTCCGCCGACCATACGAGCCCCGCGATGCCGCTTACGATCGGGGAAGAGAAGGAAGTCCCCGACCAGTACGTGTAAAAGCTCCCGGGCGTGCCCGACGTCCCTATGGCGTTGTAGATGCTGACGCCGGGGGCCGCGAGGTCGATAAAGCTCCCGTAGCTGGAGAACGACGCCTTCACGTCCCCGTTGGTGGTCGCCGATACGGCGATTACGTTATCGGCCGACGCCGGGCACTGCCTTAGACTGTTCCCGCTGTTGCCGGCCGACGCCACTATAAGGATACCGCTCTGCCATGCAAGGTTTATCGCGTCCTGCTCCGCCCTGGTCGGCCCGGAAGAATTGCATTCCCGTCCGAGGCTCAGGTTTACGATCACCCTTTTCGAAGGATTCCGAAGCGCGTACTCGCGCACGAACATCATCCCCTGCACCATGTCCGTGACTGTGCCGCCCCCGCCGTCCGTGAGCACCTTTACGGGAAGCACGCGGCAGTTCCAGCACACGCCGGCCACGCCGACGCGCTCGTTCGTCGCGGCGGCGGCCGTTCCGGCGACGCCGGTTCCGTGGCCGTGCCCGTCCTCGGTATTCGCGCTGCAGTTTTCCTCGTTGGGCATGCCCACCACGTTACACCCCGGAAGGAGCTTCGTCCCGAGGTCGTCGTGAGACGATTCCACGCCGGTGTCGAGAACGGCTATTACGACGTTCGAGCTGCCCTTCGTTTTATCCCACGCCCCGGGCGCGGCTATCTTGCCAAGATACGACTGGCGGCTGTAGCCCGGGTCGTTGGGTGTCGCATCCGCCCAAACATAGTAGTTCTTCTCCACGTACTCTACGTCGGGGGCGCTCCTGAGCTCGGCTTCGAGCGCTTCGAGAGAACCCCCCGAGCGCGTCTTCAAAACGACCATTCCGAGCTCTCTCCACGACCGCTTGACGGTAGCGCGGTCCATGCCCCGTATGCCTCTGGTAGAAATATCCGTCCCGCTGTCTTTCATCTTGACGATGAGCTCGTCCGGAACATAGCCCCCTTCGGCCGATGAGACCCTCGTAAAAGACACGGACAAAATAAGAAGCAGGCCCGGAATTACAAACCACCGTGATTTGAGTGACATTAATATCCTCCATTAGAACCGGTGAGACGGAGCTACGCCGGCGCCTTTCTTGCCCTATATATTAAAATAACTATTCTCGTTTTAAAATAGTGCAATGTTCGTGCCATTTTACAGAGGTATAAAAGCAATGTATTTACAGATGATTAGCGGCGTCGCCGATGGCGAATACTTCAATCGGCTTACAAATATCGCGGTGCTGAGACAATATGCGTCATATCTGTCCAAAAATTGCACACGGTGAAAGTTAGAATCGAGGCCTCAGGAGAGTGCGATCCTGAGCTCGCCGGCGTCTATATTTATCCCCTTTCGGAGCGCGGGGGTGTCGTCCGCCCCGCCGTCCGCGGCGAGGACGACGTAAGGCAGTATGGCATTCGAAAGGGCGTACGTGGACGTACGCGACACGAGCGCCGGCATGTTCGTCACGCAGTAATGCGTCACACCGTGCCTCACGTACACGGGTGCGTCGTGTGTCGTCGGTTTGCTCGTCTCCGAGCACCCGCCCTGGTCTATCGCGACGTCTACGAATACGCTACCCGGCTCCATCCCCGCGATCATTTCCTTCGTTATAACCTTCGGCGCCCTGAGGCCCGTGACGAGCACCGCGCCGACGACGAGGTCAGACGCGGCAAGGGATTCGGAAACGACGTCGGGGTAAGACGGCAGCGTCCTGACGTTGCCGCCGAACTCCGCGTAGAAGAATTCGAGCTTCTCCGGCTTGTTGTCGATGACGGTGACCTCGGCCCCGAGCCCGACGGCGGAAAGAACCGCCGCTAGCCCGACGACCCCGCCCCCTATGACAGTAACCCTCCCGCTCCTGACGCCCGCCGCGCCGCTGAGGAGCACGCCCTTCCCTCCCTTCGATTTCTGGAGAAAATGCACCCCGACCTGCACCGAAAGCCTCCCGGCGACCTTGCTCATCGGGGCGAGGAGAGGGAGCGACCCGTCTTCGAGCTCGACGGTCTCGAAGGCGACGGCGCGGCACCCGGTCTTCTTGAGCGCCGTGACGAGCCCCGGCGCGGCCGCGAGGTGAAGGTAGGAAAATATGACGTGGCGCTCTTTTATTAACGGATATTCGGAGGGAAGCGGCTCTTTCACTTTTACTATCAGCTCGGACTTTTGGAAGAGCTCCTTCCCGGTGGCTACTATACGCGCGCCGGCTTCGGTGTATGCAGCGTCCGCTATCCCGCTCCCCGCTCCCGCGCCCTTCTCGACGTAGACTTCATGCCCCCGCCCCGCGAGCACGTGCACGGCATCCGGCGTAAGCGCCACCCTGTACTCCTGGATCTTTCTCTCTTTCGGAATCCCTATATTCATGGGAATCAGATAATAGCACCTTGAGCCCGCGTTTTAAAATAACGCCCCCGGGACCCGGGGCAATTTACCGGGCGCGCCGGCCCGCAGGGCATCAGTGCGGCTTCTCCGCTATGATCCAGCTGTCGATCGTACACACGGCATGCTCCGATTTGTGCTTGTATTTTTCGGCCAGCCTGATCTCGCCGCGCTTATACAGGTCCACAACGCCGGGATGCTCGTAATGGTACGATGACACGATGCCCAGTCCCGCCAGCCGGAACAATTCCTCCATGTCGTCCACGCGGAGCCTGTTCATGTACATGAAATGGTTGTGAACGATCCTGTCCCACTCGCCGTCCTCGTAGCCGAGGAAGTTGACGAAATGAATCGATTTATCGTGGTGCGCGAAATGGTCCGAGAAATCCACCCTGTGAACGAACAGGCCGTCGTCGCGAATAACCCTTGCGCCCTCGACGAGTATCGAGGCTATAACTTCGGGTGGTATATGCTCGAACACGTTATACGATGTGAGATAATCGACCGTCTTTTCGGGCAGATCGAGCCTCGAAGCGTCCATCGGGGCCATGTACTCGACGTGGAACAGTTCGAGCAGCTCGGCCTGGCCCGGGTCCCTGCCGGCCGTGTCCATGAGGAGCGAGAACCTGTCCTCGACCATCCGGTCCCCGAACAGCGCCCTTATCTCACCCTCGTTCCGGCTTATGTATCTAAGGTCGTCCCTTACGAGCTCGGGCTTTAGATATGGGTTTAAATCGACCGTTATTATTCTCTCCGCGCCGAGCAGCCAGAGCGCGATCGGGGTATTTATCCTCCAGCCCGTCCCGATCTCGAGAATAGAGCTGTCCCGGACGCTTCTGCCCGAAGCCTCTATCATCTCGCTGGTCTTTATACCCGCCTTCAATCCGATAACCGGGTTCACGTTACGGAGCGATCCGTAATGACGCTGAATCCAGTAGTAAATATTGTAGGCGAACGCCTGCGGCAATATAGAAACGGCGTTCTGAATCTTCGCTTTCGTTTTCCAGCCCATATATTCGGCTTCATCCCGGATAGCCCTACGAATTGCTACCGAGCCGACCGGGACGTCTTATAATTTTACTCGCGACGTATGAAAAACTAAATAAACTGTATAGCAAAACAGGCGCTGGTGCTACCCTGTATTCCTGAATCTATGCCTCTTTGGGAATGGTGTACTGCCCCCTTTTCTCAAGCCTGGTTCAAGCGGGGCCTGTCTTCGAAGGAGATCATTCACACGCAGGCGTCGAGCACCCATTGCGGACGGCGTCTACGACCTCTCGTACGGCATCGGATATGAGATTCGGATGCTCCTGGTGTATGTAATGACCGCTGTCCGTGTCGGTGACGTACTTTGAACCCGGCACCTCGCTCACGAACCCGGCCCTGGCATCCGGAACGGCCTGAAAAATTTTATCCAGGAACGCACGCGCTTCATCCGGCGGCAGGTTCAGGGCATCGGCGGCGGCAAGGGCGAACGGCTCGGTCGAGGAGAACACTACAAGGGGCAGAGGCCCGAACGGAGGGGAGGCCAATTCCTGTTCGAGATTCGTCTGGTTTTCGAGCCACTCCTGCTCCGGATATACGCTCAGGCCCTCTTCAGTCGGCGATTGCACCTTCTTCCAGTCCTCCCATTCCTCGTCGGTGAGCGCGCTGCGGAGCTTGTAGGGGAGATAGTCGACGAGGACGAGCCCGGAGACTTCCTCGGGGAAGTTGCTCGTGTAGTACTTGGCCATGGCGCC is drawn from Thermodesulfobacteriota bacterium and contains these coding sequences:
- a CDS encoding alpha/beta hydrolase, encoding MKMWTKPGLIILGIFLTAVFMGCDSKNNNDNDFAGLVDIGNGRKMYIECRGTGSPTVVFISGLLDRTESWTTSRVPSEEAVYPAITKTTRVCAYDRPGTIVATGDGPNDFEKSRSDAIPQPITLEESIADLRALLTAFGEPGPYVVVAHSWGGAMAKYYTSNFPEEVSGLVLVDYLPYKLRSALTDEEWEDWKKVQSPTEEGLSVYPEQEWLENQTNLEQELASPPFGPLPLVVFSSTEPFALAAADALNLPPDEARAFLDKIFQAVPDARAGFVSEVPGSKYVTDTDSGHYIHQEHPNLISDAVREVVDAVRNGCSTPACE
- the ald gene encoding alanine dehydrogenase, with the protein product MNIGIPKERKIQEYRVALTPDAVHVLAGRGHEVYVEKGAGAGSGIADAAYTEAGARIVATGKELFQKSELIVKVKEPLPSEYPLIKERHVIFSYLHLAAAPGLVTALKKTGCRAVAFETVELEDGSLPLLAPMSKVAGRLSVQVGVHFLQKSKGGKGVLLSGAAGVRSGRVTVIGGGVVGLAAVLSAVGLGAEVTVIDNKPEKLEFFYAEFGGNVRTLPSYPDVVSESLAASDLVVGAVLVTGLRAPKVITKEMIAGMEPGSVFVDVAIDQGGCSETSKPTTHDAPVYVRHGVTHYCVTNMPALVSRTSTYALSNAILPYVVLAADGGADDTPALRKGINIDAGELRIALS
- a CDS encoding class I SAM-dependent methyltransferase codes for the protein MGWKTKAKIQNAVSILPQAFAYNIYYWIQRHYGSLRNVNPVIGLKAGIKTSEMIEASGRSVRDSSILEIGTGWRINTPIALWLLGAERIITVDLNPYLKPELVRDDLRYISRNEGEIRALFGDRMVEDRFSLLMDTAGRDPGQAELLELFHVEYMAPMDASRLDLPEKTVDYLTSYNVFEHIPPEVIASILVEGARVIRDDGLFVHRVDFSDHFAHHDKSIHFVNFLGYEDGEWDRIVHNHFMYMNRLRVDDMEELFRLAGLGIVSSYHYEHPGVVDLYKRGEIRLAEKYKHKSEHAVCTIDSWIIAEKPH
- a CDS encoding S8 family serine peptidase: MSLKSRWFVIPGLLLILSVSFTRVSSAEGGYVPDELIVKMKDSGTDISTRGIRGMDRATVKRSWRELGMVVLKTRSGGSLEALEAELRSAPDVEYVEKNYYVWADATPNDPGYSRQSYLGKIAAPGAWDKTKGSSNVVIAVLDTGVESSHDDLGTKLLPGCNVVGMPNEENCSANTEDGHGHGTGVAGTAAAATNERVGVAGVCWNCRVLPVKVLTDGGGGTVTDMVQGMMFVREYALRNPSKRVIVNLSLGRECNSSGPTRAEQDAINLAWQSGILIVASAGNSGNSLRQCPASADNVIAVSATTNGDVKASFSSYGSFIDLAAPGVSIYNAIGTSGTPGSFYTYWSGTSFSSPIVSGIAGLVWSADMSLTNAEVEEILKDTAENIGPSNYFGEGRVNADFAVTLVSGGGSPQPTPAPTAAPTSPPAPSSGNAALSPLDPGAAGVPNTINVTGVPPGARVRFNYSTAAGRTAITSGACRGKSLDLSRPAGLGTAVADGSGNASLSVSLSRTSSGRTLYIQAYSESGGSCQITNRVRQTIQRSVSRGGRGGGGGGGSAPPSRGRMPSSRNPYGRF